Sequence from the Carassius gibelio isolate Cgi1373 ecotype wild population from Czech Republic chromosome A7, carGib1.2-hapl.c, whole genome shotgun sequence genome:
GTCATTGCAGATAGAGTCCTGAATGAAAGGAGGAAATGTTAACCATAATGAACCGGAATATAAGATCCTTGACTCTTATAACCTCTTATATTCTGTATtaagttttatagttttattctGTTGCATTTAAATATAGACTATTGTTATAATGTGACTGAGTTTGATTTATAGCCTCTAATAAGATATAAAAGTCTTGATTGATTCAGCGGTTTTGGCTTtggttcttgttgttgttgttgtcttggcCTTACCGTGATGCCATAGCGTCTGCGTGTGGAAACCCTCATGGAGAGAGTGATTGGGGGAATACAGCCACAGCTGTCCAAGAGAGGGAGACAAAGACATTCTCCGTGGTCTCTGGCTGTGATGCAGGCAAAGCATGGGAAACACCACACAGAGAAACAACCTGCAGAAGTAACAGAAAACCACTGATTAACTATTATTCCACAATAATCAAATCATGAGATTCATTGGAAGGCAACTGTTACAAACATAAATATGAGCGTGACTGAAGAAAAGCGTTTCTACGGCTCTCACAGAATGGGAGCtcatttttgaatttgttttattcTTAAAACTCACCAATCTTACATCCAAACACAGAAATATACAGACACGCATCAACTCACATTCATTGACGTTGTCACATTCACAGATGCTGGTGCTCCACTGGTCTGATGCGGCAGACACTACCAATGGCTTAGGCTGTTGAATCACCATCTTGCTTGCCATGATGAATATCTTTCAGATTCAAGCACCCTGAAACCCAAAAATAAATCTACAATGAAGACTCCAAAGCGCAATTTTAACAACTGGTGTACATAACTTAAAAAGTCAGACACTTCACAATTCAGACACTATGTAACATGAGAAAAtgcaatacagtaaaatacagtatttCGTCTTACCTGAGAAAGAGAGGCAAGTTCAGCAAGCGAATGACACCTTGAGAGGAGGATGCTGTCTTTTATTAAGAAGGGGAGGGAGAAAGTCGGGAATGTCTAGACGTAGATTCACATTCATGCACGTAGTGAAGGATGCTTATCAAAGAACAGCTTCCTAGCTGTGTTCTCATCAGACTGGAACACGGTAATAATGAGAAGAATGACAAACATGCCAGATCAATAGATTTGGAAAAATTGACAAGAAAAACCAAATGCAAAGGACTTCAGGTACTTTTCCTGTGCAAGTACAGTGACTGTTATGGTGTTGTGATCTCAATAGTGTCTAATATCTTTTGTAATTAAGAAAGTACCTGAAATGTACAAAAAGGTTCAATTAATGTCACAGTCTTTGTACAGGACTTTATTTGTTGTAGTGAAACTCAGAATACTCCAAAAATCATTGCAACGtaaacagaattattatttaataaacagtACATAACATAATCACGAGGAACATTTTATTGTTCTTGAAGTACTGATTTTATA
This genomic interval carries:
- the LOC128016329 gene encoding cornifelin homolog B-like, which gives rise to MASKMVIQQPKPLVVSAASDQWSTSICECDNVNECCFSVWCFPCFACITARDHGECLCLPLLDSCGCIPPITLSMRVSTRRRYGITDSICNDCVYSYFCGPCSWCQIRREMKARLHPITLFNNRPT